In a single window of the uncultured Dysgonomonas sp. genome:
- a CDS encoding DUF5686 family protein, translated as MKFIFIYIFISAFYISSYAQNFIGNIRDLSDAPINAATIFIKGINQGIISDKNGMFQISLKEGNYSLICQYPGYKEISDSIFISKGNSLNRIYKLEKDTLFIDSITEKQNEYQANTIIRNCINSVSKDMESVLYYNVSHYIRGQMIINEVSDFIDNTSYKLDRRYLSSLKGHVISTEIYGNTQAIEPGSYKINIEGYQGYIPRIFTEKGLFDFFKESIYTENYNGFVSPLSSNAFKYYRFEYGGYYKSTDTKIYKIKVNAKFNNPDLINGYLFIKEEGWNINYVILNTDKNGLKSSITISYNQLQPITIYNDIAFRMVGVKGSVEYYSGLKLNNVDEKREFHANKQKNSSEYIIDTCANKRDSSFWNKVRLQPIGSNFLEQISDTMNLRNRRPDLSKFIIAKLLLGGYLIGNDTSKISLKYNGVKMIFRDYNYVDGFWLGNRFNLKVQFDNNTNIEALPYIYCATARKRLLGGNDIMYNYNLKKKGQFTVSFGTRSEDFNNLSLTRYQNYFNSLILGENTNFFYQHDFLYFNNSIHLNPKIKAFISFGIDKRSGLNNYTDFNILNRNKIQPNIFPNSRFDRTYYSLGFLYSPYSNYTITEAVDMHNKKVTPVFNIEYQEGFSSWQVNNSKYQKLKGGISHNIPIDYFNSIDYKIEAGTYIKTDHNMHFTDYQHFGASDMILNLNSLFDSFLLLDNYQLQTNRYWINMFLNYSGRYVFLKHIPFLQRSPFTENIHLKTLFTPDSKSYVEAGYSISFNRFLGLGAFTSFHNIEGCKFGIQFSFNIRSLKLE; from the coding sequence ATCGGAAACATTAGAGATTTATCTGACGCACCAATAAATGCCGCAACTATCTTTATTAAGGGAATAAATCAAGGTATTATTAGTGATAAAAATGGAATGTTTCAAATTTCATTAAAAGAAGGAAATTATTCTTTAATTTGCCAATATCCAGGATACAAAGAAATATCAGATTCTATTTTTATATCAAAAGGCAATAGCCTCAATCGGATATATAAATTAGAAAAAGACACCTTATTTATTGATTCAATAACCGAGAAACAGAATGAATACCAAGCAAATACCATTATTAGAAACTGCATAAATAGTGTTTCAAAAGATATGGAATCGGTACTGTATTATAATGTAAGTCATTATATTCGGGGACAAATGATTATTAACGAAGTCTCAGACTTTATTGATAACACCAGTTATAAACTTGACCGAAGGTACCTTTCATCTTTGAAAGGACATGTGATTTCTACTGAAATATATGGCAATACTCAGGCTATAGAACCGGGATCCTATAAGATAAACATAGAAGGTTATCAAGGTTATATTCCCAGAATATTTACAGAAAAGGGGCTTTTCGATTTTTTTAAAGAATCAATATATACTGAAAATTATAATGGGTTTGTATCTCCTTTAAGCTCAAATGCATTTAAATATTACAGATTTGAATACGGAGGATATTACAAATCAACTGATACCAAGATTTATAAAATAAAAGTGAACGCAAAATTCAACAATCCGGATCTAATAAATGGTTACTTGTTTATTAAAGAAGAAGGATGGAATATTAATTATGTAATCCTTAATACTGACAAAAATGGTTTAAAATCGTCAATAACGATATCATACAACCAATTACAACCAATTACTATTTATAATGATATTGCATTCCGTATGGTAGGGGTAAAAGGTTCTGTCGAATATTATTCCGGACTAAAACTGAATAACGTTGACGAAAAGAGAGAATTTCATGCCAACAAACAGAAGAACAGTTCTGAATATATCATTGATACATGTGCAAATAAAAGGGATAGTAGCTTCTGGAATAAAGTCAGATTACAACCCATAGGTTCAAATTTCTTAGAACAAATATCAGATACGATGAACTTAAGGAACAGGAGACCTGATTTATCAAAGTTTATAATTGCAAAACTACTACTGGGCGGATATCTGATAGGAAATGATACAAGCAAGATCTCTTTAAAATATAATGGAGTTAAAATGATCTTTCGAGATTACAATTATGTCGATGGTTTTTGGCTTGGCAATAGATTCAACCTAAAAGTACAGTTTGACAATAATACCAATATTGAAGCCTTGCCTTATATATATTGTGCAACTGCTCGCAAACGGTTATTGGGTGGAAACGATATAATGTATAATTATAACCTAAAGAAAAAAGGACAATTTACGGTCAGCTTTGGAACAAGGAGTGAAGATTTTAATAACCTATCACTGACAAGGTACCAGAACTATTTTAATTCTTTAATATTAGGAGAGAATACTAATTTCTTCTATCAACATGATTTTCTCTATTTCAACAATAGTATTCATCTAAATCCTAAGATTAAAGCTTTTATTTCATTTGGAATTGACAAAAGATCCGGACTTAATAACTATACTGATTTTAATATATTAAACCGAAATAAAATACAACCTAATATTTTTCCGAATAGCCGATTTGACCGGACTTATTACTCTTTAGGCTTTTTATATTCACCTTATTCAAACTATACAATCACAGAGGCTGTCGACATGCATAATAAAAAAGTGACACCTGTCTTCAATATTGAATACCAGGAAGGTTTCTCATCATGGCAAGTTAATAATTCAAAATATCAAAAATTAAAGGGAGGTATTTCTCATAATATCCCGATCGATTATTTTAATTCTATCGATTATAAAATTGAAGCAGGAACATATATTAAGACTGATCACAATATGCACTTTACCGATTATCAGCATTTCGGCGCTTCGGACATGATCCTTAATCTAAATTCATTATTTGATTCTTTTTTATTACTGGATAATTATCAATTGCAAACAAATAGATATTGGATAAATATGTTTCTTAATTATTCAGGAAGATATGTTTTTCTAAAACATATTCCTTTTTTACAAAGAAGTCCATTTACAGAGAACATACATCTAAAAACATTATTTACTCCAGACTCAAAATCTTACGTGGAAGCAGGCTATTCTATTTCATTTAATCGCTTTTTGGGTTTGGGCGCTTTTACCTCTTTCCATAATATTGAAGGCTGCAAGTTTGGTATTCAGTTTTCCTTTAATATAAGATCTCTAAAACTAGAGTGA
- a CDS encoding site-specific integrase, whose amino-acid sequence MKVEKFKVLLYLKKSSPDKLGKIPIMGRVTVNSTKVQFSCKLSCSLDLWNPRESRLNGKSLEAVEANKKIEKILLDIHSAFDSLEERKKPFDAEAVKNLFQGNMGAQITLLALLTRHIEELEARVGIDVAPTTLSTYVYTHRSLGKFIQKKFKTKDVAFGQLNEQFIREYQDSVLGEQGYAMQTVRHYLAILKKICKIAFKEGISEKFHFAYYKLPKQKETTPKALSRESFEKVRDLDIPQKRPSTRFTRDLFLFACYTGTAYADVIRITKENLFTDEEGSLWLKYARKKTDFRARVKLLPEAIALIEKYKDENRDTLFPWQSPEMVKANMKGLRVMADVKEPMTYHSGRHKQSPYQLLINKLHSLRLEIGNDLETSLLLRYA is encoded by the coding sequence ATGAAAGTAGAAAAGTTCAAGGTTTTGCTCTACCTGAAAAAGAGCTCACCCGACAAATTAGGTAAGATTCCAATTATGGGGCGAGTAACTGTAAACAGTACAAAGGTACAGTTCAGCTGTAAGCTATCTTGTAGTCTCGACTTGTGGAATCCACGTGAGAGCCGTCTGAATGGTAAGAGCCTAGAAGCAGTAGAAGCTAATAAGAAAATCGAAAAAATACTGCTCGATATTCATTCAGCTTTTGATAGTCTAGAGGAACGCAAAAAGCCATTCGATGCTGAGGCAGTCAAGAATTTGTTTCAGGGAAACATGGGAGCACAAATAACCCTGCTTGCTCTTCTTACCCGACACATAGAAGAATTGGAAGCCCGTGTTGGGATTGACGTTGCTCCAACGACTTTATCGACCTACGTCTATACGCACCGTTCATTAGGTAAATTCATCCAAAAAAAGTTTAAAACCAAAGATGTGGCATTCGGACAACTTAATGAACAATTTATCAGAGAGTATCAAGATTCTGTATTGGGTGAACAAGGCTATGCAATGCAAACCGTTCGCCACTATTTGGCTATTCTAAAAAAAATCTGCAAGATTGCTTTCAAAGAAGGAATTTCAGAGAAATTTCATTTTGCCTATTACAAACTACCCAAACAAAAAGAGACCACTCCCAAAGCACTAAGCCGAGAGAGCTTTGAGAAAGTACGGGATTTGGATATACCCCAAAAACGTCCTTCAACCCGTTTTACAAGAGACTTATTTCTCTTTGCCTGCTACACGGGGACTGCCTATGCCGATGTCATTCGTATAACGAAAGAAAACCTTTTTACTGACGAAGAAGGAAGTCTTTGGCTAAAATATGCCAGAAAGAAGACGGACTTTCGGGCACGTGTCAAATTATTGCCCGAAGCTATTGCCTTGATTGAAAAATACAAGGACGAAAATAGAGATACGCTATTTCCGTGGCAATCACCGGAAATGGTAAAAGCCAATATGAAAGGCTTACGGGTAATGGCAGATGTAAAAGAGCCGATGACCTACCATTCCGGAAGGCACAAACAAAGCCCTTATCAGCTATTAATCAATAAATTACACAGCCTTCGTCTTGAAATAGGTAACGATTTAGAAACCAGCTTGCTTCTTAGATATGCTTAA